In one window of Kovacikia minuta CCNUW1 DNA:
- a CDS encoding TIR domain-containing protein, with protein MHDFQDAFISYGRVDSKDFAIKLQQRLLEQGIKVWFDQNDIPLAVDYQNQIDDGIAKTDNFVFIISPHSVNSPYCLKEIELALRYNKRIIPVLHVEQISQEVWQTRNLQGDTVAWETYQAKGLHTSFANIHPDIAKINWVFCREGVDDFEDSLPKLIALFERHQDYVKKHTYFLVRALEWQQQRQQFHYLPTEEECRVAEDWLKTTFKDEQSPCFPTDLHCEYITESIKNANNLMTQVFLCYAEEDRKVFEQIRRSLIREAFTVWTNKTDIQAAATFQEVIDHGIEEADNIVYLISSHSLRSSYCQHEIEYALSLNKRIIPILIERAEPSQLPAALQGLQFINLADNLTEADYSQDENQLIRTLRYNAIYFEQHKLLLTKALKWERQNRNPSLLLRGYNLQSAEAWLRVAKLNINYLPTALQREFIQMSSQIPPGRSLDVFISYSAVDADFARRLNDALQNQGKSTWFDQENIASDVDSQQEVFQGVEMSNNFVFVLSPSSVNSSSCIEEIQYARKLNKRIVTILYHTTPTIDPPPGLVGTSSIDFNRHNGDFLINFGNLVRILDTDQYHVQQHTRLLVRSLEWQKEGQDPGFLLRGKELIDAREWLKLGENKQPQPTDLQRQYIRISYYAPLRKPKLLIAMLTSLGMGFLVITARFMGWLQPLELAVYDQFMRSKPNEARDDRLLLVAIDDTDIKTQNKLHPVGVRGSSLPEPSLTLLLDKLQQAQPRVIALDMYRDFNTDQPGLIRHFQQDQNFIVTCELSTGQQEGTNPPPELSPGQFDQRLGFSDLTFDKPGDVVRRQLLVDTPTPPFCPTDRSFSLMIARQYLESQGKSYREPFTPDGTLVQTLKLGDTPFPRLYPYSGGYQGINTSGYQILLNFRFYQGKANHFLERVSLRDVLADKAPSAKIRDRIVIVGFTSRNSVNDYSLTAVGELPGVVIQAQMVSQLISAVLDGRPLIWWLPFWGDCLWILGWAMAGGAIVWAIQRPRLLIIVGAGLTGVLCLVCYEMFVLNGVWLPLVPSAIIFVTAARMTVAATHWIRRPRGNKDG; from the coding sequence ATGCACGATTTTCAGGATGCTTTCATCTCCTATGGTCGCGTCGATAGCAAAGACTTTGCCATCAAGCTGCAACAGCGGTTACTGGAGCAGGGCATCAAGGTCTGGTTTGATCAGAATGATATCCCGCTAGCTGTAGACTACCAGAACCAGATTGACGATGGAATTGCCAAGACAGACAACTTTGTATTCATCATTTCGCCCCATTCGGTCAACTCTCCCTACTGCTTAAAGGAAATCGAATTAGCGCTCCGCTATAACAAACGCATCATTCCCGTTTTGCACGTGGAGCAGATCAGCCAGGAGGTCTGGCAAACTCGCAACCTCCAGGGAGATACAGTCGCTTGGGAGACTTACCAGGCAAAAGGCTTGCATACTAGCTTTGCTAATATACACCCTGATATTGCCAAAATTAACTGGGTCTTTTGTCGGGAGGGAGTGGATGACTTTGAAGATTCCCTCCCGAAATTGATTGCTTTGTTCGAGCGACACCAGGATTATGTAAAAAAGCATACCTATTTCTTGGTGCGGGCATTAGAGTGGCAGCAGCAGCGGCAACAGTTCCACTATTTGCCAACAGAAGAGGAGTGCCGTGTCGCAGAAGACTGGTTAAAAACAACGTTTAAGGATGAACAGTCTCCCTGTTTCCCCACAGATTTGCACTGTGAATACATCACAGAAAGTATCAAAAACGCCAACAACCTAATGACCCAAGTCTTCCTTTGTTATGCGGAGGAAGACCGGAAAGTTTTTGAACAAATTCGTCGCAGTCTCATCCGGGAGGCATTTACTGTTTGGACCAATAAAACCGATATTCAGGCGGCGGCTACGTTTCAGGAGGTGATCGACCACGGAATTGAGGAAGCGGATAATATTGTTTACCTAATATCGTCCCATTCCCTACGATCGTCCTACTGTCAGCATGAAATTGAGTATGCTCTATCGCTAAACAAGCGCATTATTCCCATCCTGATTGAGAGAGCCGAGCCTTCCCAACTACCTGCCGCTTTACAGGGGTTACAGTTTATCAACCTGGCGGACAACCTGACCGAAGCAGACTACAGTCAGGATGAAAATCAGTTGATCCGGACCCTGCGATACAACGCTATCTATTTTGAGCAACATAAACTACTGCTGACAAAGGCACTGAAATGGGAGCGACAGAACCGCAACCCCAGTTTGCTGCTACGAGGATACAACCTGCAATCTGCCGAAGCCTGGCTTAGGGTGGCAAAGTTAAACATCAATTACTTACCCACCGCCCTACAAAGAGAATTCATCCAGATGAGTTCCCAGATTCCTCCTGGGCGATCGTTGGATGTGTTTATTTCCTATTCCGCCGTCGATGCAGACTTTGCCCGTCGCCTCAACGATGCCTTGCAAAACCAGGGTAAATCCACCTGGTTTGACCAGGAAAACATTGCCTCGGATGTGGATTCTCAGCAGGAGGTCTTCCAGGGAGTTGAGATGTCGAACAACTTTGTGTTTGTGCTCTCCCCCAGTTCAGTCAACTCATCCTCCTGTATAGAAGAGATCCAATATGCCCGCAAGCTGAATAAGCGCATCGTCACCATTCTGTATCACACCACTCCGACGATCGATCCTCCCCCTGGTCTGGTGGGAACTTCTTCGATTGACTTTAATCGCCACAATGGAGATTTTCTGATTAATTTCGGTAACCTGGTGCGGATCTTAGATACGGATCAGTATCATGTACAGCAGCACACGCGCCTGCTGGTGCGATCACTGGAATGGCAAAAAGAGGGGCAGGACCCAGGCTTTTTGTTGCGGGGTAAGGAACTCATCGATGCCAGGGAATGGCTCAAGCTGGGAGAAAACAAACAACCCCAACCAACCGATCTGCAACGGCAATACATTCGCATCAGCTACTACGCCCCCCTACGCAAGCCCAAGCTTTTAATAGCCATGCTGACCAGCCTGGGCATGGGTTTTCTGGTAATTACCGCCCGCTTCATGGGCTGGCTGCAACCCCTAGAATTAGCCGTCTATGATCAATTCATGCGCTCCAAGCCCAATGAGGCGAGGGACGATCGCCTACTGTTAGTAGCCATTGACGATACGGATATCAAGACCCAAAACAAACTGCATCCCGTAGGTGTGCGGGGCAGTAGCCTGCCGGAACCTTCCCTGACGCTTCTGTTGGATAAATTGCAACAGGCACAACCGCGGGTGATTGCTCTGGATATGTATCGCGACTTTAATACCGATCAGCCCGGTCTGATCCGGCACTTTCAGCAGGATCAAAACTTCATTGTTACCTGCGAACTCAGTACAGGCCAGCAAGAAGGGACTAACCCCCCGCCGGAGCTATCTCCTGGACAGTTCGATCAACGATTGGGCTTCAGTGATCTGACCTTTGACAAGCCAGGAGATGTGGTGCGTCGCCAACTTCTGGTTGATACACCCACGCCCCCTTTTTGTCCAACCGATCGCTCCTTCAGCCTGATGATCGCCCGCCAGTATCTCGAATCCCAGGGAAAATCCTATCGGGAACCATTTACGCCCGATGGTACCCTGGTTCAAACCCTGAAATTGGGCGATACTCCTTTCCCACGCCTCTATCCCTACTCCGGTGGCTATCAGGGTATTAATACGAGTGGTTACCAAATACTCTTAAACTTCCGTTTCTACCAAGGCAAAGCCAACCACTTTCTAGAACGGGTGTCTTTGCGGGATGTACTGGCAGACAAGGCACCAAGTGCCAAAATCCGCGATCGCATCGTGATCGTTGGGTTCACTTCCCGCAACAGTGTGAATGACTATTCCCTCACCGCCGTGGGTGAGTTGCCGGGAGTCGTAATCCAGGCACAAATGGTGAGCCAGTTAATCAGTGCGGTGCTGGACGGACGACCGTTGATCTGGTGGTTACCGTTCTGGGGCGACTGCTTGTGGATTTTGGGCTGGGCTATGGCGGGTGGGGCAATTGTCTGGGCGATTCAGCGTCCGCGACTCCTTATCATAGTGGGTGCGGGGCTGACTGGAGTGCTCTGCCTAGTCTGTTATGAGATGTTTGTGTTAAACGGGGTCTGGTTGCCCCTGGTGCCATCTGCGATCATATTTGTCACTGCTGCTAGGATGACAGTTGCGGCAACCCACTGGATCAGGAGACCAAGGGGAAATAAGGACGGTTGA
- a CDS encoding integron integrase, producing MQPPPKKLLDQVRDAIRLKHYAYRTEETYVQWIRRYILFHNKRHPREMGKAEIEAFLTHLAVEGQVSASTQNQALSALLFLYREVLDLEVAGIDAVRAKRPQYVPTVLTKQEAIAVIQQCDGVYQLVVKLLYGSGLRLIEGLRLRVKDVDFAQQQIVVRDGKGGKSRVTMLPASVAAELRDHLVGVQRQHQRDLSRGFGAVNLPFALERKYPNANREWLWQYVFPSGSIAKDPRSGLMCRHHLHASGVQKAVKQAARAVRLTKRIGCHTFRHSFATHLLENGYDIRTIQELLGHKDVKTTMIYTHVLNRGGRGVQSPLDG from the coding sequence ATGCAACCACCTCCCAAGAAATTGCTGGATCAGGTGCGGGATGCGATTCGTCTCAAGCACTACGCCTACCGCACAGAGGAAACCTACGTACAATGGATTCGCCGCTACATCCTGTTCCACAATAAGCGCCATCCCAGGGAGATGGGTAAAGCTGAAATCGAAGCATTTCTGACCCATCTAGCCGTCGAGGGGCAGGTCTCCGCTTCAACCCAAAATCAAGCTCTTAGCGCCTTGCTGTTTCTCTATCGGGAAGTGCTCGATCTTGAAGTGGCAGGCATCGATGCTGTTCGAGCGAAACGACCTCAGTATGTGCCAACAGTGTTGACCAAACAGGAGGCGATCGCCGTGATTCAGCAGTGTGACGGGGTCTATCAATTGGTGGTGAAGCTGCTGTACGGGAGTGGCTTGCGCTTGATCGAGGGGTTGCGCTTACGAGTGAAGGATGTTGACTTTGCGCAACAGCAAATTGTGGTCAGAGATGGCAAAGGTGGCAAGAGTCGTGTGACGATGCTCCCAGCAAGTGTCGCAGCAGAATTACGAGACCACCTGGTGGGTGTCCAACGACAACACCAACGGGACTTGAGCCGTGGGTTTGGGGCCGTAAATCTGCCCTTTGCGCTGGAGCGGAAATATCCCAATGCCAATCGGGAATGGCTCTGGCAATACGTGTTTCCATCCGGTTCAATTGCCAAAGATCCGCGCAGTGGGCTAATGTGTCGGCATCATTTGCATGCAAGTGGAGTACAAAAAGCGGTTAAACAAGCCGCAAGAGCTGTAAGGCTTACTAAGCGGATTGGCTGTCACACCTTCCGGCACAGCTTTGCCACTCATTTGTTAGAGAACGGGTATGACATCCGCACGATTCAGGAGTTGCTTGGGCACAAGGACGTTAAGACAACAATGATTTACACTCATGTGTTGAACCGGGGTGGGCGAGGAGTCCAGAGTCCTCTGGATGGGTGA